A section of the Paenibacillus aurantius genome encodes:
- the ssb gene encoding single-stranded DNA-binding protein, producing MLNRIILIGRLTRDPELRYTPAGVAVTQFTLAVDRPFSNQQNEREADFINIVTWRQLAETCANYLRKGRLAAVEGRLQIRSYDNNEGRKVYVTEVVADNVRFLESANSREGGGGGNREEYSGGGSGSGNRYEKPRDNGNKDPFSDDGKPIDISDDDLPF from the coding sequence ATGTTAAATCGTATCATTCTAATCGGAAGATTGACTCGTGATCCGGAACTCCGGTATACGCCGGCGGGAGTGGCGGTAACCCAGTTCACCCTGGCGGTGGACCGGCCGTTCTCCAACCAGCAGAATGAGCGGGAAGCGGATTTCATCAATATCGTCACCTGGCGTCAGCTGGCGGAAACCTGTGCAAACTACTTGCGCAAGGGCCGTCTGGCCGCAGTGGAAGGACGGCTTCAAATCCGCAGCTACGACAATAACGAAGGCCGCAAGGTCTATGTTACTGAAGTGGTTGCCGATAACGTCCGTTTCCTCGAATCGGCTAACAGCCGGGAAGGCGGCGGTGGTGGAAACCGGGAAGAATACTCGGGCGGGGGCAGCGGAAGCGGCAACCGGTACGAGAAACCGCGGGATAACGGCAATAAGGATCCTTTCAGCGACGATGGCAAGCCGATCGACATATCGGATGATGATTTGCCATTTTAA
- a CDS encoding DUF4446 family protein translates to MTTLGNGTILDPEVYFAASLLLFALTLLLILIVWIKLRRMKKRYKQLLNGTSSTNVEELLIGMQARLDGFQEGVSHYSKAIDELQEQMKTSKTKVEVHRYNAFHHTGSDLSFSIAIVNEYQDGLVLTGIHSREETYLYVKPLEKGQSKYALSPEEKHVIGLTASKKE, encoded by the coding sequence ATGACCACCTTGGGGAACGGAACGATACTGGACCCGGAAGTGTATTTCGCGGCCTCGCTGCTGCTGTTTGCGCTGACCCTCCTGCTGATCCTGATCGTATGGATCAAGCTGAGGAGAATGAAGAAGAGGTATAAGCAGCTTCTGAACGGAACGAGCTCGACGAACGTGGAGGAGCTGCTGATCGGAATGCAAGCGAGGCTGGACGGGTTTCAAGAGGGTGTATCGCATTACAGCAAGGCGATCGACGAGCTGCAGGAGCAGATGAAGACAAGCAAAACGAAGGTGGAGGTGCATCGGTACAATGCCTTTCACCATACGGGAAGCGACCTCAGCTTCTCCATTGCTATCGTCAATGAATACCAGGACGGTCTGGTGCTGACGGGGATCCACAGCCGGGAAGAGACCTATCTGTATGTTAAGCCGCTCGAAAAAGGACAGTCGAAATATGCCCTGTCCCCGGAGGAGAAACATGTTATTGGTTTAACCGCCTCAAAGAAGGAGTAG
- a CDS encoding YjzC family protein, with amino-acid sequence MGERTQFNPGDKAPNSGHYIETGENDFHTGINDPQVITLEAGERFPETTNHNRKWIRKHR; translated from the coding sequence ATGGGAGAAAGAACACAATTTAACCCGGGCGACAAAGCCCCGAACAGCGGGCATTATATCGAAACCGGGGAGAACGATTTTCATACCGGCATTAACGATCCTCAAGTGATTACCCTCGAGGCAGGCGAGCGTTTTCCGGAAACGACCAACCACAACCGCAAATGGATCCGCAAGCACCGTTAA
- a CDS encoding DUF951 domain-containing protein, whose product MERKAFQLGDIVQMKKPHPCGTNEMEVIRMGMDIRIRCVGCKHSVLVPRAKFESKLKKVLRSNPSFPKEGQE is encoded by the coding sequence ATGGAGCGCAAAGCCTTCCAGCTGGGAGACATCGTCCAAATGAAAAAGCCGCACCCGTGCGGCACCAATGAAATGGAAGTGATCCGGATGGGGATGGATATCCGCATCCGCTGTGTAGGCTGCAAGCACAGTGTGCTCGTTCCGCGGGCCAAGTTCGAAAGCAAGCTCAAAAAAGTGCTGCGCTCCAATCCGTCCTTCCCAAAAGAGGGCCAGGAATAG
- the yyaC gene encoding spore protease YyaC, whose amino-acid sequence MKPSSSTESQAVPSFPTPFPSSSRITDQLTERFNRIPPEQPIVFVCVGTDRSTGDALGPLVGTRLKRYNFTDIHLYGTLDHPVHAMNLGETLDTVSRDYADAYVVAIDACLGQLSSVGSIKVHDGPLKPGAGVNKELPPVGDIHITGIVNVGGFMEYFVLQNTRLSLVMNMAEEISKSIYISLLNANRLAVFATPSLRRLNQ is encoded by the coding sequence ATGAAACCATCATCTTCTACCGAGAGTCAAGCCGTCCCTTCCTTCCCGACCCCTTTTCCATCCTCTTCCCGCATTACGGACCAGCTGACCGAGCGTTTCAACCGGATTCCTCCCGAGCAGCCGATCGTGTTCGTCTGTGTGGGGACAGACCGCTCGACAGGCGATGCCCTGGGGCCCTTGGTCGGCACCCGCCTCAAGCGCTACAATTTTACGGACATTCATCTATACGGCACCCTCGATCATCCGGTTCACGCCATGAATCTCGGGGAAACGCTGGATACGGTCTCCCGCGATTATGCCGATGCTTATGTGGTAGCGATCGATGCCTGCCTGGGGCAGCTGTCGAGTGTGGGAAGCATCAAGGTGCATGACGGCCCGCTTAAGCCCGGCGCCGGGGTTAACAAGGAACTCCCGCCGGTCGGGGATATCCACATTACCGGAATCGTGAATGTCGGCGGCTTTATGGAGTATTTTGTCCTGCAGAACACCCGTTTAAGCCTCGTGATGAACATGGCGGAAGAGATTTCCAAATCCATCTATATTTCCCTTCTTAATGCCAACCGGCTGGCGGTTTTCGCTACTCCTTCTTTGAGGCGGTTAAACCAATAA
- the rpsF gene encoding 30S ribosomal protein S6, translating into MRNYEVMYIIRTDIEEENVQSAIEKFQNVITNGGGEITKSNVMGKRRLAYEIEKFRDGHYVLVNFQAEPAVVAELERVMKISDEVIRYLITNDVVA; encoded by the coding sequence ATGCGCAACTATGAAGTAATGTACATCATTCGTACGGACATTGAAGAAGAGAATGTTCAGTCCGCTATCGAGAAATTTCAGAACGTCATTACCAACGGCGGCGGCGAAATTACGAAGAGCAATGTAATGGGTAAGCGTCGCTTGGCGTATGAGATCGAGAAATTCCGTGACGGCCACTATGTGCTCGTCAACTTCCAGGCCGAACCGGCCGTAGTAGCGGAACTCGAGCGCGTAATGAAGATTTCCGATGAAGTCATTCGTTACCTGATCACTAACGACGTAGTCGCTTAA
- a CDS encoding DUF3343 domain-containing protein yields the protein MNEPMLIAFDSTQQALRAEMLLEYADIEIDLFPTPKEITAGCAISIEFDGSRLPEVQEILRSEKVEIRGIYFKSEGEYVTIDRS from the coding sequence ATGAACGAGCCGATGCTCATCGCTTTTGATTCGACCCAGCAGGCCCTGCGGGCCGAGATGCTGCTTGAATACGCGGATATCGAAATCGATCTTTTTCCTACTCCGAAGGAGATTACGGCAGGCTGTGCCATCTCGATCGAATTCGACGGAAGCCGTCTTCCGGAGGTGCAGGAGATTCTGCGGTCCGAGAAGGTGGAGATAAGGGGAATCTATTTCAAATCCGAAGGGGAATATGTTACGATCGATAGATCATAG
- a CDS encoding DUF2232 domain-containing protein: protein MNRILPSLRLPLLWVAGYLIMLVLFLVPVLNLVTINFIMVPVFFLYMAVSRTKFALTAAAALLAAYLLGGTLGLVLGALPLFFLPSVIAMQRMYRKRNLARLAILSGTLTLLAELLVLLVVSKLFGYNLVESLRTMLTDSLVSLPEAWKSMVTPETIDNSVYYVIQSLPVFMIAFCVWYVFVCHAAGRWLLRKTGVTVPALSPVRKWKLPKSLVWYYLAVMILDFMVKPDSDPFLFTVVWNLLPLLTFAFAVQALSFLSYVTYHKRKGRFLPAAAVCLTILFPPFIYLFSMVGLFDTMFAIRERFADKS, encoded by the coding sequence GTGAACCGAATCCTTCCAAGCCTTCGGCTGCCGCTGTTGTGGGTGGCCGGGTACCTGATAATGCTCGTGTTGTTCCTTGTACCGGTCCTTAACCTGGTGACGATCAACTTCATTATGGTACCGGTTTTCTTTCTTTATATGGCCGTCAGCCGGACCAAATTCGCCTTGACGGCCGCAGCGGCACTGTTAGCCGCCTACCTGCTCGGGGGAACCCTCGGGCTCGTCTTGGGCGCTCTTCCGCTGTTCTTCCTGCCTTCCGTCATCGCCATGCAACGGATGTACCGCAAAAGGAACCTCGCCCGGCTCGCGATTCTGTCCGGGACGCTGACGCTGCTCGCGGAGCTTCTGGTTCTGCTTGTGGTCTCCAAGCTGTTCGGCTACAACCTGGTCGAATCGCTGCGCACCATGCTGACCGACAGCCTGGTGTCGTTACCCGAAGCGTGGAAGAGCATGGTGACCCCTGAGACGATCGACAACAGCGTGTATTACGTCATCCAATCGCTTCCGGTATTTATGATTGCCTTCTGTGTGTGGTATGTTTTTGTCTGCCATGCCGCAGGACGCTGGCTGCTCCGGAAAACGGGAGTGACCGTACCCGCTTTGTCGCCCGTCCGCAAATGGAAGCTTCCGAAGTCGCTGGTGTGGTACTACCTCGCGGTTATGATTCTGGACTTCATGGTCAAGCCCGACTCGGATCCGTTTCTGTTTACGGTCGTGTGGAACCTGCTTCCCCTGCTGACCTTTGCTTTTGCGGTGCAGGCCTTATCCTTTCTCAGCTATGTCACCTATCACAAACGCAAAGGAAGGTTCCTGCCGGCAGCCGCCGTATGCCTCACGATTCTCTTTCCCCCCTTTATCTATTTGTTCAGCATGGTGGGATTGTTCGATACGATGTTTGCCATTCGGGAGCGGTTTGCCGACAAATCCTAA
- a CDS encoding mechanosensitive ion channel family protein: MLPILSAAGLASMNQLTNAKNQLNSISDYFTDPVNWTNWAGGIIKVLVIWIVGRIIIKIAQKAITHMMVERERSPLRFDPRRTRTIGRLIENTVSYVVNFITILLVVSQLGFNLGPLLAGAGVLGLAIGFGAQSMVKDVITGFFIIFEDQFAVGDTIQTGAFKGTVEAIGLRVTTLRTWTGEVHIIPNGTIAAVTNFSVHNSLAVIDISFSYEDDMEKTQQVLKGILHNLHEAHENIVKEPEILGIQTLGDSNFTLRIAAECKPNTQGTVTRVLNEGIKKALLEKQMEVPKINYSPTEKGG; the protein is encoded by the coding sequence TTGCTGCCTATTCTATCCGCCGCCGGATTGGCTTCCATGAACCAGCTGACAAATGCCAAGAACCAATTGAACTCCATATCCGACTATTTCACCGATCCGGTAAATTGGACGAATTGGGCGGGCGGGATCATCAAAGTGCTGGTCATCTGGATTGTCGGCCGGATTATTATCAAGATCGCCCAAAAAGCCATCACGCATATGATGGTGGAAAGGGAACGCAGCCCGCTGCGGTTTGACCCCCGCAGGACCCGGACAATCGGACGGCTCATAGAGAATACCGTCTCGTATGTGGTGAATTTTATTACCATTCTGCTCGTCGTCAGCCAGCTGGGCTTCAACCTCGGTCCGCTTCTGGCGGGGGCCGGGGTGCTGGGACTGGCAATCGGCTTCGGGGCCCAAAGCATGGTGAAGGACGTCATTACCGGCTTCTTCATTATCTTTGAAGACCAATTTGCGGTAGGGGATACGATTCAGACAGGGGCTTTCAAAGGAACAGTGGAAGCGATCGGCCTACGGGTTACCACGCTGAGAACGTGGACAGGAGAGGTTCATATCATCCCGAACGGAACGATTGCGGCGGTTACGAACTTTTCTGTCCATAACTCGCTTGCCGTGATCGACATTTCGTTCTCCTACGAAGATGATATGGAGAAGACGCAGCAGGTGCTGAAGGGAATTCTGCATAACCTTCACGAAGCTCATGAGAACATCGTAAAAGAGCCCGAGATACTTGGCATCCAAACGCTTGGGGACAGCAACTTTACGCTGCGGATTGCCGCGGAGTGTAAACCGAACACTCAAGGCACGGTTACGCGTGTTCTTAATGAAGGAATCAAGAAAGCCCTGCTTGAGAAGCAAATGGAAGTACCGAAGATCAACTATTCGCCAACGGAAAAAGGGGGATAA
- a CDS encoding DHH family phosphoesterase: MPKFLLKRWHGLHIVWTFVLIIGLIAALAAYHWVPAFVGLVLTGALAYYMLQAEKAFRKDLNEYIGTLSHRVKKAGSKVMQEMPIGILVYSENKVIEWHNPYLADILGRESAIGEPLQDVLPELKRRKDKEPTVDIPLGDKMFRVQVNEEERLLFFHDITWPADLEKRYQEEKLSLGVLMMDNLEEATQGMDDQTRSIVMAKITGEISEWAQKYNLYLRRTNSDRYFIVMNQKALQRLEQDRFEILDEVRDLTGENKVPFTLSIGIAAGPGTIPELGQVAQSSLDMALGRGGDQVAVKVGSKTTFYGGKTNAVEKRTRVRARVISHALRELIKDSDKVVIMGHRLPDLDSVGAAIGVLKAVQVSGKDGYIVLEGPNPSIQKLMLEVEDHERLGRWFITPDQAMQMMTPRTLAVVVDTHKASMVAEPRLLQQTGRIVVIDHHRRGEEFIQEAVLVYLEPYASSTCELVTELLQYFHDKLKMDMLEATSLLAGIAMDTKNFSLRTGARTFDAASFLRRHGADMALIQRIQKEDLQTYVDKAEVIKHAEIVYDHIAIAVTEPGQKYSQLLIAQVADTLLNMTDVYASFVVSERPDGLIGISARSLGDINVQLIMERLGGGGHLTNAATQLETTLEQAESLLKQTLEEIEAEEGLFE, translated from the coding sequence ATGCCCAAGTTTCTGCTAAAGCGGTGGCACGGCCTGCACATAGTCTGGACCTTCGTCCTCATCATCGGATTGATTGCCGCGCTCGCCGCTTATCACTGGGTACCGGCTTTCGTGGGGCTGGTTCTGACCGGAGCGCTCGCCTACTACATGCTGCAGGCCGAGAAGGCCTTCCGCAAGGATCTTAACGAATACATCGGCACGCTCTCCCACCGGGTCAAGAAGGCCGGAAGCAAAGTGATGCAGGAGATGCCCATCGGCATTCTCGTCTACAGCGAAAACAAGGTTATCGAGTGGCACAATCCCTACCTGGCCGACATTCTCGGCCGGGAATCGGCGATCGGGGAGCCCCTGCAGGACGTCCTGCCGGAGCTGAAACGTCGTAAGGACAAAGAGCCGACCGTGGATATTCCGCTCGGCGACAAGATGTTCCGGGTGCAGGTTAACGAGGAGGAGCGGCTGCTCTTCTTCCATGACATCACCTGGCCGGCTGACCTCGAGAAAAGATACCAGGAAGAGAAGCTCTCCCTGGGGGTGCTGATGATGGATAACCTCGAGGAAGCGACCCAGGGGATGGACGACCAGACGAGAAGCATCGTGATGGCCAAGATTACCGGAGAGATCAGCGAATGGGCGCAGAAGTACAATCTCTATCTGCGCCGGACGAATTCCGACCGGTATTTCATCGTCATGAACCAGAAGGCACTGCAGCGGCTGGAGCAGGACCGTTTCGAGATTCTCGACGAAGTGCGCGACCTGACGGGCGAGAACAAGGTTCCGTTCACGCTCAGCATCGGGATAGCCGCCGGCCCGGGAACCATTCCCGAGCTCGGCCAGGTGGCCCAATCCAGCCTCGATATGGCGCTCGGCCGCGGGGGAGACCAGGTCGCCGTCAAGGTCGGCTCCAAGACGACCTTCTACGGAGGCAAGACCAATGCCGTTGAGAAGCGGACCCGGGTGCGCGCAAGGGTCATCTCCCATGCACTTAGGGAACTGATCAAGGACAGCGACAAGGTCGTGATCATGGGACACCGTCTGCCCGACCTGGACTCCGTGGGGGCGGCCATCGGCGTCCTGAAGGCCGTTCAGGTGAGCGGCAAGGACGGGTATATCGTCTTGGAGGGGCCGAATCCGTCGATCCAGAAGCTGATGCTCGAGGTTGAGGATCACGAGAGGCTGGGCCGGTGGTTCATTACGCCGGACCAGGCGATGCAGATGATGACGCCGCGGACGCTGGCGGTGGTCGTGGACACCCACAAAGCATCCATGGTGGCGGAGCCGCGGCTCCTGCAGCAGACGGGCCGGATCGTCGTAATCGACCATCACCGGCGCGGCGAGGAGTTCATCCAGGAGGCGGTGCTCGTCTATCTCGAGCCCTATGCCTCGTCCACCTGCGAGCTCGTGACCGAGCTGCTGCAATATTTTCACGACAAGCTCAAGATGGATATGCTTGAGGCTACCTCGCTGCTTGCGGGGATTGCGATGGACACGAAGAACTTCAGCCTCCGCACCGGGGCTCGAACGTTCGATGCCGCATCCTTCCTTAGGCGTCACGGGGCCGACATGGCCCTGATCCAACGCATTCAGAAGGAAGATCTGCAGACGTATGTCGACAAGGCGGAAGTGATCAAGCACGCCGAAATCGTGTACGATCATATTGCCATAGCCGTTACGGAGCCGGGTCAGAAGTATTCCCAGCTGCTTATCGCGCAGGTGGCGGATACGCTGCTGAACATGACGGATGTGTACGCATCCTTCGTCGTCAGCGAACGGCCGGACGGCCTGATCGGGATCAGCGCCCGATCGCTCGGGGATATCAACGTACAGCTCATTATGGAGCGTCTCGGCGGAGGCGGCCATCTGACCAATGCGGCCACCCAGCTCGAAACCACGCTGGAGCAGGCCGAAAGCCTGCTGAAGCAGACGCTCGAAGAAATTGAAGCGGAAGAGGGGTTATTCGAATGA
- a CDS encoding adenylosuccinate synthase, giving the protein MSTVVVVGTQWGDEGKGKITDFLAESAEVVARYQGGNNAGHTILINDKKYKLTMIPSGIFYSDKVCVIGNGTVLNPGALIEEINYVKENGFTTENLRISDRAHVIMPYHLLLDKLEEERKGDNKIGTTGKGIGPCYMDKAARNGIRVADLMDGAEFERKLRHIVKEKNSLIEQVYGVKGLDVESILKEYQGYADILRHYVTDTSVVLNDMIDQGKRVLFEGAQGVMLDIDQGTYPFVTSSNPSAGGVCIGSGVGPTKIHQVIGVAKAYTTRVGDGPFPTELNNEIGDRIRETGHEYGTVTGRPRRVGWFDSVVVRHARRVSGITGLSLNSLDVLTGLDTVKICTGYEYRGKLIDTYPANLNMLAECEAVYEELPGWSEDITGVRSLDDLPVNTRQYLNRVSELTGIPISIFSVGRNREQTNQVRPIYI; this is encoded by the coding sequence ATGTCTACCGTAGTAGTAGTAGGAACCCAATGGGGAGACGAAGGGAAAGGGAAAATTACCGACTTTCTGGCCGAATCGGCCGAAGTGGTGGCCCGTTACCAAGGCGGCAACAACGCCGGTCATACCATCCTCATCAACGACAAGAAATACAAATTGACCATGATTCCTTCCGGAATTTTCTATAGCGATAAAGTGTGCGTCATTGGAAACGGAACGGTTCTCAACCCGGGCGCTTTGATAGAAGAGATCAACTATGTGAAAGAGAACGGCTTTACGACCGAGAACCTGCGCATCAGCGACCGGGCCCATGTGATCATGCCTTATCACCTCCTTCTCGATAAGCTTGAAGAAGAGCGCAAGGGCGACAACAAGATCGGAACGACCGGCAAGGGGATCGGGCCGTGCTACATGGACAAAGCCGCACGTAACGGCATCCGGGTGGCGGATCTGATGGACGGCGCCGAGTTCGAGCGCAAGCTGCGCCACATCGTGAAGGAGAAGAACTCCCTCATCGAGCAGGTGTATGGCGTGAAGGGGCTCGACGTGGAATCCATCCTGAAGGAGTACCAGGGCTACGCGGACATCCTGCGCCATTATGTTACGGATACTTCGGTCGTCCTGAACGACATGATCGATCAGGGCAAGCGGGTGCTCTTCGAAGGAGCGCAAGGCGTTATGCTCGATATCGACCAAGGAACCTATCCGTTCGTTACGTCGTCGAACCCTTCGGCGGGCGGCGTCTGCATCGGCTCGGGCGTGGGCCCGACCAAGATCCACCAGGTGATCGGGGTCGCCAAGGCGTACACGACCCGCGTGGGCGACGGTCCGTTCCCGACGGAGCTGAACAACGAGATCGGCGACCGTATCCGCGAAACGGGCCATGAGTACGGCACCGTAACCGGCCGCCCGCGCCGCGTGGGCTGGTTCGACAGCGTCGTGGTCCGGCATGCCCGCCGGGTGAGCGGCATCACCGGCCTGTCCCTGAACTCGCTGGACGTGCTGACGGGCCTGGACACGGTCAAGATCTGCACGGGCTACGAGTACCGCGGCAAACTGATCGACACCTACCCGGCCAACCTTAACATGCTGGCCGAGTGCGAGGCGGTGTACGAGGAGCTGCCGGGCTGGAGCGAGGACATCACCGGCGTTCGCTCGCTGGATGACCTGCCCGTCAACACGCGCCAATACTTGAACCGGGTGTCGGAGCTGACCGGCATTCCGATCTCCATCTTCTCCGTCGGCCGCAACCGCGAGCAGACGAACCAGGTTCGGCCTATCTATATCTAA
- the rplI gene encoding 50S ribosomal protein L9 yields MKVILLKDVKGQGKKGEIKEVSEGYAQNFLFKQALAKPATDSNIKVVDNQKAAELKKKEQEKANAQKLAETLGELTLQIKGKSGEGGRLFGSITTKQIAEELEKKHKISLDKRKMVLDEPIRVLGVTNVPVKLYPEVTAVLKVQVTEE; encoded by the coding sequence ATGAAGGTTATTTTGCTGAAGGATGTTAAAGGGCAAGGGAAAAAAGGCGAAATCAAAGAGGTATCCGAAGGCTACGCTCAGAACTTCCTGTTCAAGCAGGCGCTGGCCAAGCCGGCTACCGATTCCAATATCAAGGTCGTCGACAACCAGAAGGCGGCCGAGCTGAAGAAGAAGGAGCAGGAGAAGGCCAATGCCCAGAAGCTGGCGGAAACGCTGGGCGAGCTGACCCTGCAAATCAAGGGCAAGTCCGGGGAAGGCGGCCGCTTGTTCGGTTCCATCACGACGAAGCAAATCGCCGAGGAGCTGGAGAAAAAGCACAAAATCTCCCTCGACAAGCGCAAAATGGTGCTCGACGAGCCCATCCGCGTCCTGGGCGTAACGAACGTGCCGGTCAAGCTGTATCCGGAAGTAACGGCAGTCTTGAAGGTGCAAGTAACGGAGGAGTAA
- the rpsR gene encoding 30S ribosomal protein S18, whose product MAFKQRDNGGEERSERKFSRKGGRNKRRKVCYFTVNKITHIDYKDIDTLKKFISERGKILPRRVTGTSAKYQRALTIAIKRSRQIALLPYTTE is encoded by the coding sequence ATGGCCTTCAAGCAAAGAGACAATGGCGGGGAAGAGCGCAGCGAGCGTAAGTTCAGCCGTAAAGGCGGACGCAACAAGCGCCGTAAAGTGTGCTACTTCACGGTTAACAAAATCACTCACATTGACTATAAAGATATCGATACGCTTAAGAAGTTCATCAGCGAGCGCGGGAAGATCCTTCCTCGCCGTGTAACGGGAACTTCGGCTAAGTATCAGCGTGCTTTGACGATCGCGATCAAGCGTTCCCGTCAAATCGCCCTGCTGCCTTACACAACCGAGTAA
- the dnaB gene encoding replicative DNA helicase, giving the protein MEGELLLERVPPQNTEAELAVLGAILLDSEALVTAMERVSSDDFYREAHRHIYESMIELAEANEPVDLITLTAKLQDKQLLESVGGVSFLSELANAVPTAANIDYYAQIVEEKSMLRRLIRAATTIVSNGYASAEDVGGLLSEAEQRILEISNRRSGSGFVAIRDVLMEVFERVEFLFQNKGGATGVASGFRDLDKMTSGFQRSDLIIVAARPSVGKTAFALNIAQNVGVRERETVAIFSLEMGASQLVQRMICAEANVDAGRLRTGFLEGDDWEKLTMAIGSLSEANIYIDDSPSVTVADIRAKCRRLKKEKGLGMILIDYLQLIHGRGKGDNRQQEVSEISRTLKQIARELEVPVIALSQLSRGVEQRQDKRPMMSDLRESGSIEQDADIVAFLYRDDYYDKESEKKNIIEIIIAKQRNGPVGTVELAFLKNYNKFVNLDRSHQEVAAARA; this is encoded by the coding sequence ATGGAAGGGGAACTGCTGCTAGAACGGGTTCCGCCGCAGAATACGGAAGCCGAGCTTGCTGTGCTCGGGGCAATTCTATTGGACAGCGAAGCGCTGGTTACCGCTATGGAGCGGGTGTCCAGCGATGATTTTTACCGGGAGGCTCACCGGCATATTTACGAGAGCATGATTGAGCTGGCCGAAGCGAACGAACCGGTTGACCTCATCACCTTGACCGCCAAGCTGCAGGACAAGCAGCTATTGGAGTCGGTAGGAGGCGTCTCGTTCCTGTCGGAGCTTGCCAACGCAGTGCCGACAGCCGCCAACATCGATTACTACGCGCAGATCGTCGAAGAGAAATCGATGCTCCGGCGTCTGATCCGGGCGGCCACGACGATCGTGAGCAACGGCTACGCGAGCGCCGAGGACGTCGGCGGCTTGCTCAGCGAAGCCGAGCAGCGCATCCTCGAGATCTCGAACCGCCGCTCGGGAAGCGGCTTCGTGGCCATCCGCGATGTTCTGATGGAGGTATTCGAACGCGTCGAATTCCTCTTCCAGAACAAGGGCGGCGCCACGGGGGTCGCTTCCGGCTTCCGCGATCTCGACAAGATGACGTCCGGCTTCCAACGCTCGGACCTCATCATCGTCGCCGCCCGTCCTTCCGTCGGGAAGACGGCGTTCGCGCTGAACATCGCGCAGAACGTCGGCGTCCGCGAGCGCGAGACCGTCGCGATCTTCTCGCTCGAGATGGGCGCTTCGCAGCTCGTCCAGCGGATGATCTGCGCCGAGGCGAACGTCGACGCCGGACGGCTGCGGACGGGCTTCCTCGAAGGTGACGACTGGGAGAAGCTGACGATGGCGATCGGATCGCTCTCCGAGGCGAACATCTACATCGACGATTCGCCGTCGGTCACGGTGGCCGATATCCGGGCTAAGTGCCGGCGGCTGAAGAAGGAGAAGGGCCTCGGCATGATCCTGATCGACTACTTGCAGCTGATCCACGGCCGCGGCAAGGGCGACAACCGGCAGCAGGAGGTCTCCGAAATCTCGCGGACGCTGAAGCAGATCGCGAGGGAGCTCGAGGTGCCGGTTATCGCGCTGTCCCAGCTAAGCCGGGGCGTCGAGCAGCGGCAGGACAAGCGCCCGATGATGTCTGACCTGCGGGAATCGGGCTCGATCGAGCAGGACGCCGACATCGTCGCGTTCCTGTACCGGGACGATTACTACGACAAGGAATCCGAGAAGAAGAACATCATCGAGATTATCATTGCGAAGCAGCGTAACGGTCCCGTCGGAACGGTGGAGCTGGCCTTTTTGAAAAACTACAACAAGTTCGTCAACTTGGACCGGTCGCATCAGGAAGTGGCGGCGGCCCGCGCTTAA